The Meiothermus sp. CFH 77666 region GGCCAGGTCAACCCCAACGACTTCGACTGCATTCTGGCCGTCACCCGGGGCGGCATGATTCCGGCCTGCCTGGTTTCCGAGGCCACCGACCAGCGCAACATCCTGACGGCGGCGGTGATGTTTTATACCGATGTGGGCGAGACCATCAAAGACCCGGTTTTTCTGCAGTTTCCCTCCGATAGCCTGCTTTACGGCAAGCGCATCCTGATAGTGGACGACGTCTGGGACTCGGGCAAAACGGCGGTGGCGGTGCGGGAGCGTATCAAAATGGCGGGCGGTCAGCCACAGGTGGCGGTTTTGCACTACAAGCCCCGCAAAAGCCAGTTTCCGGGCGACGCCCCCGACTACTACGCCGCCGAGACCGATGCCTGGATTGTGTACCCCTGGGACCCGGCGCAGGGCTGGACGACCCTGGGACAGGGAGCCGGTCAGGCCTGATACCCAAATCTGCTCAAAAGTGACCCAAAAGCGATATACAAGTCCCTCGTACGCGCCCCCTGGCGCGGCAAGGGAGGGGCGCGTTT contains the following coding sequences:
- a CDS encoding phosphoribosyltransferase family protein, producing the protein MSESQGYSGKQYLTWQDITNLVSRLLGQVNPNDFDCILAVTRGGMIPACLVSEATDQRNILTAAVMFYTDVGETIKDPVFLQFPSDSLLYGKRILIVDDVWDSGKTAVAVRERIKMAGGQPQVAVLHYKPRKSQFPGDAPDYYAAETDAWIVYPWDPAQGWTTLGQGAGQA